In Gemmatimonadota bacterium, a genomic segment contains:
- a CDS encoding phosphotransferase, giving the protein MQSRILTLFREHFGAPGESLRPLHQDGSNRRYFRVTAADGRTAIGVVGPNPDENRAFLSYSRAFRSIGLPVPEIYRVDEAAGVYLEEDLGDTTLFEALTAARAEEAGGLPESVLPAYRRVLALLPRFQIEGGRAVDYGVAYPHSAFDRKSILWDLNYFKYHFLQLAHIPFNESRLEEDFHRLADYLLGADTRHFLYRDFQSRNIMLRDGEPWFIDYQGGRRGALQYDIASLLYDAKAAIPDDVRELLLDEYLDLLAERLPVERDEFHEQYRGYVLVRIMQAMGAYGYRGFFERKTHFLQSVPHAVRNIERILEEQLLPVRLPEIEAVFDRITNTPSLRGDTERLPPGLTVHIGSFSYKAGYPQDATGHGGGFVFDCRGVPNPGRNPEFAGLCGLDGVVVEFLESKPEATAFWDNVRGLIDAQIEAYTRRGFTSLSVDFGCTGGQHRSVYFADRLARHLRQRFPKVNVRVSHREEPAWAEARSRSGEAA; this is encoded by the coding sequence ATGCAGTCACGGATTCTGACGCTGTTCCGCGAGCATTTCGGCGCGCCCGGCGAGTCGCTGCGGCCGCTCCATCAGGACGGCTCGAACCGCCGCTACTTCCGCGTCACGGCGGCGGATGGCCGCACTGCCATCGGCGTAGTGGGCCCCAATCCCGACGAGAATCGCGCCTTTCTTTCCTACTCCCGTGCTTTCCGAAGCATTGGCCTGCCCGTCCCTGAGATCTACCGGGTGGACGAGGCAGCGGGCGTTTACCTCGAGGAGGACCTGGGCGATACTACGCTATTCGAGGCGCTCACCGCGGCGCGGGCCGAGGAGGCCGGTGGCTTGCCGGAATCGGTCCTGCCCGCATACCGCCGAGTGCTGGCGCTGCTGCCGCGCTTCCAGATCGAGGGCGGGCGCGCCGTGGACTACGGCGTCGCCTACCCCCACTCGGCTTTCGACCGGAAGTCGATCCTCTGGGACCTGAACTATTTCAAGTACCATTTCCTGCAGCTCGCGCACATCCCTTTCAACGAGTCGCGTCTCGAGGAGGACTTCCACCGCCTGGCCGATTACCTGCTGGGCGCGGACACCAGGCACTTCCTGTATCGGGATTTCCAATCGCGGAACATCATGCTGCGGGACGGCGAGCCCTGGTTTATCGACTACCAGGGCGGCCGGCGGGGCGCGCTACAGTATGACATTGCTTCGCTGCTCTACGACGCCAAGGCGGCCATCCCGGACGACGTGCGGGAGCTGCTGCTGGACGAGTACCTGGACCTTCTGGCGGAGCGCCTGCCCGTGGAGCGCGACGAGTTCCACGAGCAGTACCGCGGCTATGTGCTGGTGCGCATCATGCAGGCCATGGGCGCCTACGGCTACCGCGGCTTTTTCGAGCGCAAGACGCACTTCCTGCAGAGCGTGCCGCACGCGGTGCGCAACATCGAGCGGATTCTCGAGGAGCAACTGCTGCCCGTGCGGCTGCCGGAGATCGAGGCCGTCTTCGACCGCATCACCAACACCCCCAGCTTGCGGGGCGACACGGAGCGGCTGCCGCCCGGGCTCACCGTGCATATCGGCAGCTTCAGCTACAAGGCGGGCTACCCTCAGGACGCGACCGGCCACGGCGGCGGCTTCGTCTTCGACTGCCGGGGCGTGCCCAATCCGGGGCGCAACCCGGAGTTTGCCGGCCTGTGCGGGTTGGACGGCGTGGTGGTGGAGTTCCTCGAGTCGAAGCCGGAGGCGACGGCGTTCTGGGACAATGTTCGCGGCCTGATCGATGCCCAGATCGAAGCCTACACGCGCCGCGGCTTCACCAGCCTGAGCGTCGACTTCGGCTGCACGGGCGGCCAGCACCGCTCCGTTTACTTCGCGGACCGGCTGGCCCGCCACCTCCGCCAGCGCTTCCCCAAGGTCAACGTCCGGGTGAGCCACCGCGAGGAGCCGGCCTGGGCCGAGGCGCGCAGCCGCTCGGGCGAGGCGGCGTAG